A portion of the Lolium rigidum isolate FL_2022 chromosome 1, APGP_CSIRO_Lrig_0.1, whole genome shotgun sequence genome contains these proteins:
- the LOC124685197 gene encoding 20 kDa chaperonin, chloroplastic-like encodes MTSVQLSGAGVAAVAFNNNNSLRLSQTSALRVGSSRRLSGSLVVKAATVVTPKYTSLKPLGDRVLVKLGVAEEKTMGGILLPSSAQSKPQGGEIVAVGGGRTIGDKKVEVSIPTGSQVVYSKYAGTEVEYNNSKHLIMKEDDIIGILESDDVKDMKPLNDRVLIKVAEASDKTDGGLILTETTKEKPSIGTVVAVGPGRLDDEGTRQPLLVSAGSTVLYSKYAGGEFKGADGTNYIVLKASDVIAELS; translated from the exons ATGACGTCCGTGCAGCTGTCCGGTGCCGGGGTCGCCGCGGTGgccttcaacaacaacaacagtctGCGCCTGTCTCAGACATCGGCACTCAGGGTGGGCTCGTCAAGGCGCTTGTCTGGTAGCCTTGTCGTCAAGGCTGCCACCGTCGTCACACCGAAG TATACCTCACTCAAGCCTCTGGGAGACAGAGTGCTCGTAAAGCTCGGTGTAGCTGAGGAGAAGACCATGGGTGGGATCTTGCTTCCATCGTCTGCGCAGTCTAAGCCTCAGGGAGGCGAGATTGTTGCTGTTGGAGGGGGCAGAACCATTGGGGACAAGAAGGTGGAGGTCAGCATACCG ACTGGATCTCAAGTTGTATATTCCAAGTATGCTGGGACTGAGGTTGAATATAATAACTCCAAGCATCTCATTATGAAAGAGGATGACATCATTGGTATTCTTGAGTCTGATGACGTCAAAGACATGAAGCCTCTCAACGACCGGGTTCTGATCAAG GTTGCCGAGGCTTCAGATAAGACTGATGGTGGCCTTATCCTCACCGAGACAACCAAGGAGAAGCCATCCATTGGAACA GTCGTAGCTGTTGGTCCGGGTCGTCTCGACGATGAAGGCACGAGGCAGCCACTGTTGGTGTCAGCGGGCAGCACCGTGCTGTACTCCAAGTATGCAGGCGGTGAGTTCAAGGGTGCAGACGGGACAAACTACATTGTGTTGAAAGCATCAGATGTGATTGCTGAGCTCTCCTAA
- the LOC124685195 gene encoding auxin response factor 16 isoform X2 gives MKDQGSAGASPGPPEGEKKAINSELWHACAGPLSAMPPVGSLVVYFPQGHSEQVAASMHKEVDIIPNYPSLPSKLICKLLSLTLLADSETDEVYAQMTLQPVSKYDRDAMLASELGLKQNKQPVEFFCKTLTASDTSTHGGFSVPRRAAEKIFPPLDFSMQPPAQEIMAKDLHDISWKFRHIFRGQPKRHLLTTGWSVFVSTKRLSAGDSVLFIRDEKSQLLLGIRRSIRPQPALSSSVLSSDSMHIGILAAAAHAAANSSPFTIFYNPRASPSEFVIPLAKYNKALYTQVSLGMRFRMLFETEDSGVRRYMGTITGIGDLDQVRWKNSHWRNLQVGWDESTASERRTRVSIWEIEPVATPFYICPPPFYRPKLPKQPGMPDDESEVESAFKRAMPWLADDFALKDVQSQLFPGLNLVQWMAMQQNPQMLPAGASAVQSPYLTSSGMAMQDGMGTGNEDPTRRFNIQGQNIGLPNLQVGSKMDHSVMAQHQQQSHQLSQQQVQQSQQSSVVQQQQAQLLQQNAIHLQQQQEHLQRQQSVPLPQQQQQQEHLQRQHSQPQQQQQQQQQEQLQRQQQLNTAASMQSMEQHKLREQQPQGGQAISQAQLLSQIFQPSSSQLQQLGLPRSPTQRPGFPGLPTPGSMQQQALTQTPQVQQAAEYQQALLQSQQQQLQQLSQPEMQLQLLQKIQQQNMLSQLNPQQQSQLIQQLSQKNQEFLQQQILQHQLGGSDAMGQFKQSQQTPSNHITGSLTPQQLVRSHSALAESEDPSSSTAPSASRISPMNSLSRAHQGSRNLTDMTTSPHIENLLQEIQSKSDNRNKNDMQGSKESTPVPNRYPVSDQLDASSATSFCLDESPREGFSFPPVCLDSNAQVDPRDNFLIAENEDSLMPDALLSRGMASGKGICNLPSEQRDHREVENELSSAAFSSQSFGVPDMSFKPGCSGDIAVNDGGIPSQGLWNNQTQRMRTFTKVQKRGSVGRSIDITRYTNYDELRHDLACMFGIQGQLEDPYRMDWKLVYVDHENDILLVGDDPWEEFVSCVKSIKILSSVEVQQMSLDGDLGGIPPQTQACSASDDANAWRG, from the exons ATGAAGGACCAGGGATCGGCCGGCGCGTCGCCCGGCCCGCCGGAGG GGGAGAAGAAGGCAATCAACTCGGAGCTATGGCACGCTTGCGCTGGGCCGCTGTCGGCCATGCCGCCGGTGGGCAGCCTCGTGGTGTACTTTCCACAGGGCCACAGCGAACAG GTTGCCGCTTCGATGCACAAGGAGGTGGACATCATCCCCAATTACCCGTCTCTTCCATCTAAGCTCATCTGCAAGCTTCTGAGCCTCACCTTACTT GCAGATTCTGAAACTGATGAAGTTTACGCTCAGATGACActtcaacctgttagcaaa TATGATCGAGACGCAATGCTGGCATCAGAACTGGGTCTCAAGCAAAACAAGCAGCCAGTGGAATTCTTTTGCAAGACGCTGACGGCGAGCGACACAAGCACTCATGGCGGGTTCTCGGTGCCACGTCGTGCAGCGGAAAAGATATTTCCTCCACTA GACTTTTCGATGCAACCACCAGCCCAAGAGATCATGGCCAAGGATCTTCATGACATCTCATGGAAATTTCGACACATTTTTCGAG GTCAACCAAAGAGGCACCTTTTGACAACTGGTTGGAGTGTCTTTGTCAGTACAAAAAGGCTTTCAGCTGGTGACTCAGTTCTGTTTATAAG GGACGAAAAATCTCAGCTTCTCTTAGGCATACGCCGTTCTATCAGACCCCAACCAGCTCTAtcatcatcagttttatcaagtgacAGTATGCACATTGGTATTCTAGCTGCAGCAGCCCACGCCGCCGCAAACAGCAGTCCCTTTACGATTTTCTACAATCCAAG GGCGAGCCCATCGGAATTTGTCATTCCTTTAGCAAAATATAACAAGGCTTTGTATACACAAGTTTCTCTTGGGATGCGGTTCAGAATGCTGTTTGAGACTGAGGATTCAGGGGTCCGAAGGTATATGGGAACAATCACAGGTATTGGTGACTTGGATCAAGTTCGGTGGAAGAATTCTCATTGGCGAAACCTTCAG GTTGGCTGGGATGAATCAACTGCATCAGAGAGGCGCACCCGTGTTTCAATATGGGAGATTGAACCAGTTGCCACGCCTTTTTATATCTGTCCACCACCTTTTTACAGGCCAAAACTTCCTAAGCAGCCAGGAATGCCAG ATGATGAAAGCGAGGTTGAGAGTGCATTCAAAAGAGCCATGCCTTGGCTTGCTGATGACTTCGCCCTAAAAGATGTCCAAAGTCAATTATTTCCTGGCTTGAACCTAGTCCAATGGATGGCTATGCAGCAGAATCCGCAGATGCTACCAGCTGGTGCTTCAGCTGTGCAATCCCCGTACTTGACCTCCAGTGGGATGGCTATGCAGGATGGGATGGGCACCGGCAATGAAGACCCAACAAGAAGATTTAATATACAAGGCCAAAATATTGGTTTGCCAAACTTACAGGTTGGTTCAAAAATGGATCACTCTGTAATGGCTCAACATCAACAGCAGTCTCACCAACTATCACAGCAGCAGGTCCAGCAATCACAGCAAAGTTCTGTGGTTCAGCAACAGCAAGCCCAGCTGTTGCAGCAGAATGCTATTCACCTCCAGCAGCAGCAAGAACATCTCCAACGACAACAGTCTGTGCCGctgccgcagcagcagcagcagcaagaacaTCTACAACGGCAACACTCACagccacagcagcagcagcagcagcagcagcaagaacaACTCCAACGACAGCAGCAGTTGAATACTGCTGCAAGTATGCAGTCAATGGAGCAACATAAGCTGAGAGAACAACAGCCCCAAGGTGGACAGGCTATTTCACAAGCACAACTGTTGAGCCAGATTTTCCAACCATCTTCATCTCAGCTGCAGCAGTTGGGGTTACCCCGGTCACCTACCCAGCGCCCAGGATTTCCAGGTTTACCAACTCCAGGTTCTATGCAGCAGCAAGCTTTAACCCAGACTCCACAGGTCCAGCAAGCAGCAGAATATCAGCAAGCCCTCCTACAGAGTCAGCAACAGCAATTACAACAACTATCACAACCAGAAATGCAGCTCCAGCTGCTCCAAAAGATCCAACAGCAAAATATGTTATCTCAGCTGAACCCGCAGCAACAGTCCCAGTTGATTCAGCAGTTGTCTCAGAAAAATCAGGAATTTCTCCAACAACAAATATTGCAACATCAGTTAGGTGGCTCTGATGCTATGGGTCAGTTCAAACAATCACAACAAACACCTTCAAACCATATCACAGGATCTTTGACGCCCCAGCAGCTTGTAAGGTCTCACTCGGCGCTTGCCGAGAGTGAGGATCCATCAAGCTCAACTGCTCCTTCAGCCAGCCGTATTTCTCCAATGAATTCGTTGAGCAGAGCACACCAAGGGAGCAGAAATTTAACTGACATGACAACATCACCACATATTGAGAACTTACTTCAGGAAATCCAAAGCAAGTCAGACAATCGAAACAAGAATGATATGCAGGGTAGCAAAGAATCAACCCCTGTACCCAATCGATACCCAGTTTCAGATCAACTTGATGCATCGTCTGCCACCTCCTTTTGTTTAGATGAGAGCCCACGAGAAGGCTTTTCTTTTCCCCCAGTTTGTTTGGATAGCAATGCTCAAGTTGATCCAAGAGATAACTTCCTTATTGCGGAAAACGAGGACTCGTTGATGCCAGATGCCCTATTATCAAGAGGGATGGCTTCAGGAAAAGGTATTTGCAATTTGCCTTCTGAACAAAGGGATCACAGGGAGGTTGAGAATGAGCTATCCTCTGCTGCATTCAGTTCCCAGTCATTTGGTGTTCCTGACATGTCCTTCAAGCCTGGATGTTCAGGTGATATTGCTGTTAATGATGGTGGAATACCAAGCCAAGGATTGTGGAATAATCAAACACAGAGGATGAGAACTTTCACTAAG GTTCAAAAGCGTGGATCTGTGGGGAGATCAATTGATATCACACGGTATACAAATTATGATGAACTTCGGCATGATCTTGCATGCATGTTTGGTATTCAAGGGCAGCTTGAAGATCCCTACAGAATGGACTGGAAGCTAGTCTATGTTGATCATGAGAATGACATCCTCCTTGTTGGTGATGACCCCTGGGA GGAGTTTGTGAGCTGTGTGAAGAGCATCAAAATACTATCATCTGTTGAAGTACAACAAATGAGTTTGGATGGTGACCTTGGTGGCATCCCTCCACAGACACAAGCCTGTAGTGCATCTGATGATGCAAATGCTTGGAGAGGCTAA
- the LOC124685195 gene encoding auxin response factor 16 isoform X1 — MKDQGSAGASPGPPEGEKKAINSELWHACAGPLSAMPPVGSLVVYFPQGHSEQVAASMHKEVDIIPNYPSLPSKLICKLLSLTLLADSETDEVYAQMTLQPVSKVCNRPLWFPSCIHLFFFLKSLCIQFQYDRDAMLASELGLKQNKQPVEFFCKTLTASDTSTHGGFSVPRRAAEKIFPPLDFSMQPPAQEIMAKDLHDISWKFRHIFRGQPKRHLLTTGWSVFVSTKRLSAGDSVLFIRDEKSQLLLGIRRSIRPQPALSSSVLSSDSMHIGILAAAAHAAANSSPFTIFYNPRASPSEFVIPLAKYNKALYTQVSLGMRFRMLFETEDSGVRRYMGTITGIGDLDQVRWKNSHWRNLQVGWDESTASERRTRVSIWEIEPVATPFYICPPPFYRPKLPKQPGMPDDESEVESAFKRAMPWLADDFALKDVQSQLFPGLNLVQWMAMQQNPQMLPAGASAVQSPYLTSSGMAMQDGMGTGNEDPTRRFNIQGQNIGLPNLQVGSKMDHSVMAQHQQQSHQLSQQQVQQSQQSSVVQQQQAQLLQQNAIHLQQQQEHLQRQQSVPLPQQQQQQEHLQRQHSQPQQQQQQQQQEQLQRQQQLNTAASMQSMEQHKLREQQPQGGQAISQAQLLSQIFQPSSSQLQQLGLPRSPTQRPGFPGLPTPGSMQQQALTQTPQVQQAAEYQQALLQSQQQQLQQLSQPEMQLQLLQKIQQQNMLSQLNPQQQSQLIQQLSQKNQEFLQQQILQHQLGGSDAMGQFKQSQQTPSNHITGSLTPQQLVRSHSALAESEDPSSSTAPSASRISPMNSLSRAHQGSRNLTDMTTSPHIENLLQEIQSKSDNRNKNDMQGSKESTPVPNRYPVSDQLDASSATSFCLDESPREGFSFPPVCLDSNAQVDPRDNFLIAENEDSLMPDALLSRGMASGKGICNLPSEQRDHREVENELSSAAFSSQSFGVPDMSFKPGCSGDIAVNDGGIPSQGLWNNQTQRMRTFTKVQKRGSVGRSIDITRYTNYDELRHDLACMFGIQGQLEDPYRMDWKLVYVDHENDILLVGDDPWEEFVSCVKSIKILSSVEVQQMSLDGDLGGIPPQTQACSASDDANAWRG, encoded by the exons ATGAAGGACCAGGGATCGGCCGGCGCGTCGCCCGGCCCGCCGGAGG GGGAGAAGAAGGCAATCAACTCGGAGCTATGGCACGCTTGCGCTGGGCCGCTGTCGGCCATGCCGCCGGTGGGCAGCCTCGTGGTGTACTTTCCACAGGGCCACAGCGAACAG GTTGCCGCTTCGATGCACAAGGAGGTGGACATCATCCCCAATTACCCGTCTCTTCCATCTAAGCTCATCTGCAAGCTTCTGAGCCTCACCTTACTT GCAGATTCTGAAACTGATGAAGTTTACGCTCAGATGACActtcaacctgttagcaaagtatGTAACAGGCCTTTGTGGTTTCCGTCCTGTatacacctttttttttttttaaaaagtctCTGCATTCAATTTCAGTATGATCGAGACGCAATGCTGGCATCAGAACTGGGTCTCAAGCAAAACAAGCAGCCAGTGGAATTCTTTTGCAAGACGCTGACGGCGAGCGACACAAGCACTCATGGCGGGTTCTCGGTGCCACGTCGTGCAGCGGAAAAGATATTTCCTCCACTA GACTTTTCGATGCAACCACCAGCCCAAGAGATCATGGCCAAGGATCTTCATGACATCTCATGGAAATTTCGACACATTTTTCGAG GTCAACCAAAGAGGCACCTTTTGACAACTGGTTGGAGTGTCTTTGTCAGTACAAAAAGGCTTTCAGCTGGTGACTCAGTTCTGTTTATAAG GGACGAAAAATCTCAGCTTCTCTTAGGCATACGCCGTTCTATCAGACCCCAACCAGCTCTAtcatcatcagttttatcaagtgacAGTATGCACATTGGTATTCTAGCTGCAGCAGCCCACGCCGCCGCAAACAGCAGTCCCTTTACGATTTTCTACAATCCAAG GGCGAGCCCATCGGAATTTGTCATTCCTTTAGCAAAATATAACAAGGCTTTGTATACACAAGTTTCTCTTGGGATGCGGTTCAGAATGCTGTTTGAGACTGAGGATTCAGGGGTCCGAAGGTATATGGGAACAATCACAGGTATTGGTGACTTGGATCAAGTTCGGTGGAAGAATTCTCATTGGCGAAACCTTCAG GTTGGCTGGGATGAATCAACTGCATCAGAGAGGCGCACCCGTGTTTCAATATGGGAGATTGAACCAGTTGCCACGCCTTTTTATATCTGTCCACCACCTTTTTACAGGCCAAAACTTCCTAAGCAGCCAGGAATGCCAG ATGATGAAAGCGAGGTTGAGAGTGCATTCAAAAGAGCCATGCCTTGGCTTGCTGATGACTTCGCCCTAAAAGATGTCCAAAGTCAATTATTTCCTGGCTTGAACCTAGTCCAATGGATGGCTATGCAGCAGAATCCGCAGATGCTACCAGCTGGTGCTTCAGCTGTGCAATCCCCGTACTTGACCTCCAGTGGGATGGCTATGCAGGATGGGATGGGCACCGGCAATGAAGACCCAACAAGAAGATTTAATATACAAGGCCAAAATATTGGTTTGCCAAACTTACAGGTTGGTTCAAAAATGGATCACTCTGTAATGGCTCAACATCAACAGCAGTCTCACCAACTATCACAGCAGCAGGTCCAGCAATCACAGCAAAGTTCTGTGGTTCAGCAACAGCAAGCCCAGCTGTTGCAGCAGAATGCTATTCACCTCCAGCAGCAGCAAGAACATCTCCAACGACAACAGTCTGTGCCGctgccgcagcagcagcagcagcaagaacaTCTACAACGGCAACACTCACagccacagcagcagcagcagcagcagcagcaagaacaACTCCAACGACAGCAGCAGTTGAATACTGCTGCAAGTATGCAGTCAATGGAGCAACATAAGCTGAGAGAACAACAGCCCCAAGGTGGACAGGCTATTTCACAAGCACAACTGTTGAGCCAGATTTTCCAACCATCTTCATCTCAGCTGCAGCAGTTGGGGTTACCCCGGTCACCTACCCAGCGCCCAGGATTTCCAGGTTTACCAACTCCAGGTTCTATGCAGCAGCAAGCTTTAACCCAGACTCCACAGGTCCAGCAAGCAGCAGAATATCAGCAAGCCCTCCTACAGAGTCAGCAACAGCAATTACAACAACTATCACAACCAGAAATGCAGCTCCAGCTGCTCCAAAAGATCCAACAGCAAAATATGTTATCTCAGCTGAACCCGCAGCAACAGTCCCAGTTGATTCAGCAGTTGTCTCAGAAAAATCAGGAATTTCTCCAACAACAAATATTGCAACATCAGTTAGGTGGCTCTGATGCTATGGGTCAGTTCAAACAATCACAACAAACACCTTCAAACCATATCACAGGATCTTTGACGCCCCAGCAGCTTGTAAGGTCTCACTCGGCGCTTGCCGAGAGTGAGGATCCATCAAGCTCAACTGCTCCTTCAGCCAGCCGTATTTCTCCAATGAATTCGTTGAGCAGAGCACACCAAGGGAGCAGAAATTTAACTGACATGACAACATCACCACATATTGAGAACTTACTTCAGGAAATCCAAAGCAAGTCAGACAATCGAAACAAGAATGATATGCAGGGTAGCAAAGAATCAACCCCTGTACCCAATCGATACCCAGTTTCAGATCAACTTGATGCATCGTCTGCCACCTCCTTTTGTTTAGATGAGAGCCCACGAGAAGGCTTTTCTTTTCCCCCAGTTTGTTTGGATAGCAATGCTCAAGTTGATCCAAGAGATAACTTCCTTATTGCGGAAAACGAGGACTCGTTGATGCCAGATGCCCTATTATCAAGAGGGATGGCTTCAGGAAAAGGTATTTGCAATTTGCCTTCTGAACAAAGGGATCACAGGGAGGTTGAGAATGAGCTATCCTCTGCTGCATTCAGTTCCCAGTCATTTGGTGTTCCTGACATGTCCTTCAAGCCTGGATGTTCAGGTGATATTGCTGTTAATGATGGTGGAATACCAAGCCAAGGATTGTGGAATAATCAAACACAGAGGATGAGAACTTTCACTAAG GTTCAAAAGCGTGGATCTGTGGGGAGATCAATTGATATCACACGGTATACAAATTATGATGAACTTCGGCATGATCTTGCATGCATGTTTGGTATTCAAGGGCAGCTTGAAGATCCCTACAGAATGGACTGGAAGCTAGTCTATGTTGATCATGAGAATGACATCCTCCTTGTTGGTGATGACCCCTGGGA GGAGTTTGTGAGCTGTGTGAAGAGCATCAAAATACTATCATCTGTTGAAGTACAACAAATGAGTTTGGATGGTGACCTTGGTGGCATCCCTCCACAGACACAAGCCTGTAGTGCATCTGATGATGCAAATGCTTGGAGAGGCTAA